One part of the Nostoc sp. PCC 7120 = FACHB-418 genome encodes these proteins:
- the ggt gene encoding gamma-glutamyltransferase, translated as MPMFTKSKRVVCTVFSLGVLCYTQLASATITLPLRSKKGMVVSAHPLASETGVAMLRKGGNAVDAAVATTLAISVVEPFSAGIGGGGFLLMRSQKTGEIKALDFRERAPLKATRKMYLDDAGKVRPNASVNGYLAVATPGTIAGMYEVHRRYGKLPWHEVVKPAIALAKDGFVLDQKPTWRSIQVYETRKQAILSNQAAREIFTRNGEFYQPGEKLVQRDLAGTLEAIAQNPQSFYTGNIARAIAADMAKNGGLITLADLKAYKPIWRNPVCGNFRQAKICSMPPPSSGGVLLLQMLNIIGDTDLKSWGWHHPDALHLFTEAMKITYSDRSQYLGDPDFVKIPLQALISPAYGKKRRAEIDLHRATPSTQVKPIAPEILQQLEKAEIPQRIYANRYESPETSHINVVDEERNAVSLTFTVNYGFGSGVVASGTGILLNDEMDDFAAAPGVPNVFGLVGSEANAISPRKTPLSSMTPTIITENERLRMVVGAPGGSTIITQVLQIILNVLEYNMNVGAAVSVPRIHHQWLPDELRVETWGLDALTLQDLRRRGHNIKETNPWGNINAIVVTKEGDLEGAADPRGEGSPRGDMKLITND; from the coding sequence ATGCCTATGTTTACTAAGTCAAAGCGGGTTGTATGTACAGTTTTTTCCCTTGGGGTTCTTTGTTACACCCAACTAGCCTCAGCCACTATTACCTTACCTCTGCGTAGTAAAAAAGGTATGGTAGTATCTGCCCATCCTTTGGCAAGTGAGACTGGTGTGGCAATGTTACGCAAAGGTGGTAATGCAGTCGATGCAGCAGTAGCCACAACTTTGGCAATTTCCGTAGTTGAGCCATTTTCTGCCGGAATTGGTGGCGGGGGATTTTTGCTGATGCGTTCCCAGAAAACAGGAGAAATCAAAGCGTTAGATTTTCGGGAACGCGCACCCCTCAAAGCCACGAGAAAGATGTATTTGGATGATGCAGGTAAGGTGCGTCCAAATGCAAGTGTCAACGGTTATTTGGCGGTAGCTACACCAGGAACGATCGCCGGGATGTATGAAGTGCATCGTCGTTATGGTAAATTACCCTGGCATGAGGTGGTAAAACCTGCGATCGCACTAGCGAAAGATGGTTTTGTTCTTGATCAAAAACCCACTTGGCGATCAATCCAAGTTTATGAAACCCGCAAACAAGCAATTCTCAGCAACCAAGCAGCACGGGAAATCTTCACTCGCAACGGTGAATTTTATCAGCCTGGGGAAAAGTTGGTGCAGCGTGATTTGGCAGGTACTTTGGAAGCGATCGCCCAAAATCCCCAAAGCTTTTACACTGGTAATATTGCCCGTGCGATCGCGGCTGATATGGCGAAAAATGGCGGTTTAATTACCTTAGCAGACCTGAAAGCCTACAAACCCATCTGGCGTAATCCTGTCTGTGGCAATTTCCGTCAAGCTAAAATCTGCTCAATGCCACCACCTTCATCAGGCGGTGTGTTGCTATTGCAGATGTTAAATATTATTGGTGACACAGATTTAAAATCCTGGGGTTGGCATCATCCCGATGCGTTGCATTTATTCACAGAAGCAATGAAAATTACCTACAGCGATCGCTCACAATATTTAGGCGACCCCGATTTTGTCAAAATTCCTCTACAAGCACTGATTAGTCCAGCCTACGGCAAAAAGCGTCGTGCAGAAATTGATTTACACAGAGCCACACCCTCAACCCAAGTCAAACCCATTGCCCCAGAAATTTTACAACAATTGGAGAAAGCAGAGATTCCCCAGAGAATATATGCAAATCGCTATGAATCTCCCGAAACCAGCCATATAAATGTCGTCGATGAAGAACGTAATGCAGTCAGCCTCACTTTTACCGTTAATTATGGTTTTGGTTCTGGAGTGGTTGCATCGGGGACTGGTATTTTGCTCAACGATGAAATGGACGATTTTGCTGCTGCGCCAGGGGTTCCCAATGTATTTGGGTTAGTAGGCAGCGAAGCCAATGCGATTTCACCCCGCAAAACTCCCTTATCGAGTATGACACCAACTATCATCACCGAGAACGAACGCCTCCGTATGGTAGTAGGTGCGCCTGGTGGTAGCACCATCATTACTCAAGTTTTGCAAATTATTCTCAATGTTTTAGAATACAATATGAATGTTGGTGCAGCCGTATCTGTCCCACGCATACATCACCAGTGGCTACCCGATGAATTACGAGTAGAAACTTGGGGATTAGACGCGCTTACCCTACAAGACTTACGCCGACGCGGACATAACATCAAAGAAACTAATCCTTGGGGTAATATTAATGCGATCGTTGTCACCAAAGAAGGCGACTTAGAAGGCGCAGCCGACCCACGCGGCGAAGGTTCTCCCAGAGGAGATATGAAACTAATAACTAATGACTAA
- a CDS encoding DUF1802 family protein: protein MNFELERSDLTTTVHTLKEWAVAINALEGGKTIMLLRKGGIHENKGRFQVAHEQVLLYPTYEHQQPSLLKTEYAGLVQPVTSGWHPETVRIGSWAQITDILPISDEVSVNALLPFHIWNENFISDRLKWKPQQPIFILLLRTYKLPQEQEIPYRAEYGGCKSWIDITSPIQLQDSQPVLSDSDYGQIVEEIRAIV from the coding sequence TTGAATTTTGAATTGGAGCGAAGCGACTTGACTACAACGGTGCATACCCTCAAAGAATGGGCAGTGGCGATAAATGCCTTAGAAGGCGGCAAAACAATCATGTTACTGCGGAAAGGCGGTATTCATGAAAACAAGGGACGCTTCCAAGTAGCTCATGAACAGGTTCTGCTCTATCCCACCTATGAACATCAACAGCCTTCCTTACTCAAGACTGAATATGCAGGTCTTGTACAGCCAGTAACATCTGGTTGGCATCCAGAAACGGTGAGGATAGGAAGTTGGGCGCAAATTACCGATATTCTGCCAATCAGTGATGAGGTAAGCGTCAACGCTTTATTACCTTTCCATATTTGGAACGAGAATTTTATTAGCGATCGCCTAAAATGGAAACCACAACAGCCAATATTTATTCTCCTCCTGCGGACTTACAAACTACCCCAAGAGCAGGAAATTCCCTACCGTGCAGAATATGGCGGCTGCAAATCATGGATTGATATCACCTCACCCATACAACTACAAGATTCTCAGCCAGTTTTGTCTGACTCTGACTATGGGCAGATTGTAGAAGAAATTCGGGCGATCGTGTAG
- a CDS encoding aldo/keto reductase, which yields MEKRTLGTSDVKISPILMGTWQAGKKMWVGIEDADSIKTIRAAFEAGITTIDTAEVYGEGHSEQIVAEALSDVRGQVEYATKVFANHLKYDQVIEACDRSLKNLQTDYIDLYQIHWPAGAFNSAIVPIEETMNALNYLKEQGKIRAIGVSNFSRTQLAEASQYGRIDSLQPPYSLFWRQVEKDAAPYCVENHISILAYSPLAQGLLTGKFTRGQEFDPADNRAKNKLFQGENFERAQQALDKLRPIAERHNATLAQLALAWLIAQPQTNAIAGARYPEQAKDNAQAANIQLSTDEISEIDAIGRIVTDHHDDSPVMWNW from the coding sequence ATGGAAAAGCGAACATTAGGCACATCTGATGTCAAAATCTCACCCATTCTCATGGGAACTTGGCAAGCCGGGAAGAAAATGTGGGTGGGAATTGAAGATGCTGACTCGATTAAAACCATTCGGGCGGCTTTTGAGGCAGGAATTACCACCATTGACACAGCCGAAGTTTATGGCGAAGGACATTCTGAACAGATTGTGGCTGAGGCTTTGTCTGATGTGCGTGGCCAAGTGGAATATGCAACAAAAGTTTTCGCCAACCATCTCAAGTATGATCAAGTGATTGAAGCTTGCGATCGCTCCCTGAAAAATCTCCAGACTGATTACATAGACTTGTATCAAATTCATTGGCCTGCTGGTGCTTTCAATAGTGCGATAGTACCAATTGAGGAAACCATGAACGCCCTGAACTACCTGAAAGAGCAGGGAAAAATTCGCGCCATTGGTGTTTCTAACTTTTCCCGCACCCAATTAGCAGAAGCCTCACAATATGGCAGAATTGACAGCTTACAGCCTCCCTATTCTCTATTTTGGCGACAAGTAGAAAAGGATGCAGCACCCTACTGTGTGGAAAATCATATTTCTATCTTGGCCTATTCGCCCTTAGCTCAGGGATTGTTGACAGGGAAATTTACTCGCGGACAGGAATTTGATCCAGCCGATAACCGAGCTAAAAATAAACTGTTTCAAGGCGAAAATTTTGAACGCGCCCAACAAGCTTTAGATAAACTGCGCCCCATCGCCGAACGCCATAACGCTACTTTGGCGCAGTTAGCACTGGCTTGGTTAATTGCCCAACCCCAAACGAATGCGATCGCCGGTGCGCGTTATCCTGAACAAGCGAAAGATAATGCCCAAGCTGCCAATATTCAACTCTCTACTGACGAAATTAGCGAAATTGATGCGATCGGTCGTATTGTTACCGACCATCATGATGATAGTCCTGTGATGTGGAATTGGTAA
- a CDS encoding alpha/beta fold hydrolase: MQITTAPSTTPIPGQYWQWRGHKIYYVRAGEKQPQRPPLLLVHGFGASTDHWRKNITGLCDDFEVFAIDLLGFGRSAKPKLQYGGDLWRDQLHDFISEVIGQKAVLAGNSLGGYACLCVAAQLPESAAGVVLLNSAGPFSETQATPEPEALQSQIQPPKQSSPLQKRFGNSVKWIFRQPLAQFLLFQYVRQGWVIRRTLEKVYLDKSAITNQLVEEIARPAYDVGALDVFVSVFSSPQGEKVDVLLKQLTCPLLMLWGEADPWMNARERSQKFRLYYPELTEHFLRAGHCPHDEVPNQVNPLLQEWVLSIAR; encoded by the coding sequence ATGCAGATAACTACAGCCCCTTCTACAACTCCAATTCCTGGGCAATATTGGCAGTGGCGAGGGCATAAGATTTACTACGTTCGTGCGGGGGAAAAGCAACCGCAGCGCCCACCTTTGTTATTGGTGCATGGCTTTGGTGCTTCTACAGACCACTGGCGTAAGAATATCACAGGACTGTGTGATGATTTTGAAGTATTTGCGATCGACCTTTTGGGGTTTGGGCGTTCCGCTAAACCTAAATTACAATATGGCGGCGACTTGTGGCGTGACCAACTCCATGATTTTATCAGTGAAGTCATTGGTCAAAAAGCAGTATTAGCAGGTAATTCCCTTGGTGGCTATGCTTGCTTGTGTGTTGCTGCTCAACTTCCTGAGAGCGCAGCTGGTGTAGTTTTACTCAATAGCGCTGGGCCATTTAGTGAAACTCAAGCCACACCAGAACCAGAGGCTTTACAATCACAAATTCAGCCCCCCAAACAATCCTCACCTTTACAAAAAAGATTTGGTAATAGTGTTAAGTGGATTTTTCGACAACCTTTAGCCCAATTTTTATTATTTCAATACGTGCGCCAAGGTTGGGTCATTCGTCGAACTTTAGAAAAGGTATATCTTGATAAAAGTGCAATTACAAACCAATTAGTTGAAGAAATTGCTCGTCCTGCTTACGATGTTGGTGCGCTGGATGTATTTGTCTCAGTTTTTAGCAGTCCTCAAGGAGAAAAAGTTGATGTGCTATTAAAGCAATTAACTTGTCCTTTATTAATGTTATGGGGTGAAGCTGATCCTTGGATGAATGCTAGAGAACGTTCTCAAAAGTTTCGCTTATATTATCCAGAACTCACTGAACATTTTCTTAGGGCTGGTCATTGTCCTCATGATGAAGTACCCAATCAAGTAAACCCACTTTTACAAGAATGGGTTTTGTCAATTGCTCGATGA
- a CDS encoding shikimate dehydrogenase, giving the protein MITGKTKLLGVIGHPVEHSLSPVMHNAAIAQLGLDYVYLPFPIAPDNLEAAIALLATIGVVGFSVTIPHKQAIIPLLSEISPVAQAIGAVNTVTRQNNQWVGTNTDIEGFIAPLQTTYKRDWSQQIAVILGNGGAARAVVAGCYQLGFAEIHVVGRNVQRLEEFRHSWENSPIAENLQVHTWDYLAKLIPQANLLVNTTPIGMYPQVDESPLSAEELVNLQTGTIAYDLIYIPKPTQFLQKAQQQGAIIIDGLEMLVQQGVAALKIWLQQDDIPVDVMRQALIKHLGLK; this is encoded by the coding sequence ATGATTACAGGCAAAACTAAACTATTAGGGGTAATTGGACATCCGGTGGAACATTCGCTCTCACCAGTGATGCACAATGCAGCGATCGCTCAATTAGGATTAGATTATGTATATCTGCCTTTTCCTATAGCACCAGATAATTTAGAAGCAGCGATCGCTCTTTTGGCTACTATTGGTGTTGTTGGTTTTAGTGTGACCATTCCTCACAAACAAGCAATCATCCCCCTGCTTTCCGAAATTAGCCCAGTTGCTCAAGCTATAGGCGCGGTAAATACTGTCACCCGTCAAAATAATCAATGGGTGGGGACAAACACAGATATAGAAGGGTTTATTGCCCCTTTGCAGACAACATATAAACGAGATTGGAGTCAGCAAATCGCCGTAATTTTAGGTAATGGTGGCGCTGCGAGAGCTGTTGTTGCTGGTTGTTATCAACTGGGTTTTGCGGAAATTCATGTGGTGGGGCGCAATGTGCAACGCTTAGAAGAATTTCGCCACAGTTGGGAAAATTCCCCCATTGCTGAGAATTTACAAGTGCATACCTGGGATTATCTAGCAAAGCTCATCCCTCAAGCTAACTTACTGGTGAACACAACCCCGATAGGGATGTATCCGCAGGTTGATGAGTCGCCTTTGAGTGCAGAGGAACTGGTGAATTTACAAACTGGTACTATTGCCTATGATTTGATATATATTCCCAAACCAACGCAATTTCTCCAAAAAGCCCAACAACAAGGCGCAATTATTATCGACGGCTTAGAAATGTTAGTTCAGCAAGGTGTAGCTGCTTTAAAAATTTGGTTGCAGCAGGACGATATTCCTGTAGATGTCATGCGTCAAGCTTTAATTAAGCACTTAGGTCTAAAGTGA